The following are encoded together in the Heterodontus francisci isolate sHetFra1 unplaced genomic scaffold, sHetFra1.hap1 HAP1_SCAFFOLD_54, whole genome shotgun sequence genome:
- the LOC137359149 gene encoding scavenger receptor cysteine-rich type 1 protein M130-like: protein MCSEHKELRLVNGKHRCEGRVEVFYNGTWGTVCSDTLDGSDAEVICKQLECGPLSSIDYYAQSFGEGSGPIWLDGMECISHESFLWQCQKEPWGIHNCEHREDAGVVCSEAKVTEEQPHRSKDCIREYDCKPKCDI, encoded by the exons atgtgttcag agcacaaagagctgcggctggtgaatgggaagcatcgctgtgaggggagagtggaagtgttctacaatggcacctggggaacagtgtgctcggatacacttgatggatctgatgcagaagtgatctgcaaacagttagagtgcggtcccctcagttctatcgattattatgctcagtcatttggagaaggatccggacccatttggcttgatgggatggaatgtatttcacacgaatcgttcctttggcaatgtcaaaaagaaccgtggggtatacacaactgtgaacacagggaggatgctggtgttgtttgttcag aagcaaaagtaactgaggagcagccccacagatcaaaggactgcattcgagaatatgattgtaaac